A section of the Triticum dicoccoides isolate Atlit2015 ecotype Zavitan chromosome 7A, WEW_v2.0, whole genome shotgun sequence genome encodes:
- the LOC119332731 gene encoding uncharacterized protein LOC119332731, with amino-acid sequence MMIGDGRKQHTESDGLVLPRLASENVVVASTSPSAVNTKEEFGADIMQNINQSSNTPISVHCVMFGPEGWADLPHGLLHSIIVLLGSTRDLLAFIATCPSWYAAFMSIRSTLGKLFPPVIFRNCTDETSSAGSNIGNTWEIIDPVYPSTPLCRLTPPSILDKVAVIKCSYDHAIFCYDRSLIIMDVLTGTTVAAPPFPLNQLCHRTFISPEASPDSYLFVSSPHCLYVWRVGSPSWLNCDFLNAHLIKEMVSFKGRFILKMRQKLYTVHLTPQFHVELLRVDCRDYMDPYVLSGNLVACEDTLLLLGRNGEAFSIDFSTEPAKFVRLEEGGLKKWAFFYGQKHIGHPRHLVNPERMGLRGGLVYQLDENARVFSYPVDGNQNEELEPEPCFATINAHLAHNPTSFAAWV; translated from the exons ATGATGATTGGCGATGGACGAAAGCAGCATACTGAATCCGATGGCCTCGTCTTACCACGACTGGCATCGGAGAATGTAGTTGTTGCCTCCACTTCGCCCTCCGCTGTCAACACCAAAGAAG AATTTGGAGCTGATATCATGCAAAACATCAACCAGAGCTCCAACACCCCCATCTCCGTGCACTGTGTCATGTTTGGACCCGAAGGCTGGGCGGACCTACCACATGGATTATTGCACTCCATCATTGTCCTGTTGGGTTCAACTCGTGACCTTCTTGCATTCATTGCCACCTGCCCTAGCTGGTATGCCGCATTCATGTCAATCAGATCTACCTTAGGCAAGCTCTTCCCACCTGTCATTTTTCGGAACTGTACCGACGAGACAAGCTCAGCTGGCTCGAACATTGGAAACACATGGGAGATCATTGATCCTGTATATCCAAGTACTCCGTTGTGTCGCTTGACCCCTCCAAGTATTTTGGACAAAGTGGCAGTCATCAAATGTTCTTATGATCATGCGATTTTCTGCTACGACAGATCCCTTATCATTATGGACGTGCTCACTGGCACTACGGTTGCAGCTCCACCTTTTCCTTTGAATCAACTCTGCCACAGAACCTTCAtatctccagaagcgtcaccagaTTCATATCTATTTGTCAGCAGCCCACACTGCCTGTACGTTTGGCGAGTTGGGAGCCCCTCTTGGTTGAACTGCGATTTTCTAAATGCACATTTGATCAAGGAGATGGTGTCCTTCAAAGGCCGGTTCATTTTGAAGATGCGTCAAAAACTATACACCGTGCATTTGACACCTCAGTTTCATGTTGAGCTACTAAGAGTTGATTGCAGAGATTATATGGACCCATACGTGCTTTCCGGAAATTTGGTGGCttgtgaagacacacttctcctacTTGGTCGTAACGGGGAAGCCTTCTCCATTGATTTCTCAACTGAACCTGCAAAGTTTGTGAGATTAGAAGAGGGAGGCTTGAAGAAGTGGGCGTTCTTCTATGGCCAGAAACACATTGGACATCCACGACACTTAGTGAACCCAGAGAGGATGGGTTTAAGGGGTGGCCTTGTCTACCAGTTGGATGAAAACGCTCGAGTATTTTCATACCCAGTAGATGGCAACCAAAATGAGGAGTTGGAGCCAGAACCTTGTTTTGCGACGATCAATGCTCATCTTGCTCATAATCCTACATCCTTTGCAGCTTGGGTATGA